GCAGCTTTGGAGCCCTAAGTGGGGCtttatagtatatattttgGTGTTAATGAATCAAAGAGGAAAcccacataaaaaaaatctttcaaATGTTTCCCTAGAGtgcgtttttatttatttctctagagagtaatattaattttatcaaaaatgcTTGAAGGTTTAAGACTTTTGTTTGGATATGATTAAGAAAAAGTGAAGTAGTTATATATAAGACTAGTAAGTATCCTTTAAAAAGACAACTAGAGAGATATATAGACAAAGACAGTtggatttaaataaatataaatgaaatatcGATTCATTAGAGTTCCAGGGTGTTATTCCTCTATTATATAGGTTACATATAGAGGTTAGAGTTCTGAGGTTCTGAGCTTATATTCCATATATTTATAGCTATAATCCATTCCTCGTGACAATGCCAAATCCTCCAAATGCCTCAATTGAAAGCATGTGCAGAACTGGTATGCAAATTGTATCTTTCCCTTTCCGGATGATGTTTTTCGACCCTACCCCAATAGCATCTCAGTTGCCGGGCAGACCAGAAAGGGGAATAATTCATTCCGAGGCAGACGCCCCGGACAAATTGCCATCTTAAATTATATTTgacatttaataataaaagttgATGAAGCTCCAGtgcttatttttcttaaatattatcGAATTTCTGTCTGACGCCATTTGTCAGTCGaatttgattgtttttttcATCGAAAtttccagttttttttaagGCTTTAATTAGcagatttgtttttgttctaaTTAACACACTCTTTCACGGTTCAATTAACGTTTTCGAGTGCAAGGCACTGGCCATGTCTTATCTGAACTTATGAATATGATATTTATGCGAAGTAAGGTCGTTGTATTGTTGAAAGGCTTTTCGAAAGTAACCAATATACCAAGTTACCGAATGACTAAGAAGAGCTTTACTGTTACCAACCGTCAATGCCGACTAAAGGGGCTTAATATATATGATTATGATTAATAATCAGATACCAAGACAAACAAGCCACTAACGTACATAGATACGGTTTGGTTTGCCACCCGAAGGCGGCAAATGATACAAAATTCAGATTTTTTAACAAAGTTGGTTCTCATTTTTTGTACATGGCCGAAAAGGCTTTGGGGCAAATAATGGAAGTATTCGTTAGATACAAATTCAAAGCGTGGGCTTTAGCCAAATAAGGCGAATTAAACTGGATCTCGAAATGCCAAAAGCACAACATTTTTTAACAAGGCAAGGCatgatttttgtttaaagttCTATACAAAGTACATCCAGTATTGGGGTCAAAGGATGTGaagaaaatgaaatcaaaataaacGCGTGCTGGCAATAAAAgtccaaataaaataacaaaaacaaacagactGTCAACGAAGAAATCCCAATAATGCAATCGTCGCAGGGTCTACGTATAAGTAAACatccagaaaataaaaataggaaAGAATAATGAAATGGAAAGCAGAGATTTTGAAAgggttttataattatttaaatacccTTTATTTggttcttaaaaaataaaattctaaggGGGTATTTTAAGAGGTTTAAGGGGCTTAAACTAGTCATAGTCTATAAGATTTGTAAAGtatacattttaataaaataaagctcAGTACCCCAAGATCGTACAATATCGTATAATAGAATAATATGTACTCCTTAGGAACAGGGAATTTTTTTGGGGATAGTCAGGACTGTTATGCTTTCGTTATAATAGGAAACAAGGTATCAGATCACGACTATATGTGGCTGGGCGCTTTAAGGCATCTTAGTTTTTCAAACTAGTTATAATATATAACATTTAAAAGGTATTATCATTAATATAATAAAGCTCTACATGCCAGGATCGcataaaaaagaataatatgCCTCATATTTCTACTCTTAAGATTGTCATTCTTTCGTTATTATAGAAAATAGTGTAGAAGATCGCGTTTTTATGactttaaaaactataatacgtctttttttaaaattattaataatctAGGTATAATATTGAATGCCAGACAAGATTTCTACCCATAGGCTTGTCATGCTTTCGTTATTCTAGGAAATAGTGTATAAGATCGTGTATAGGATATCTTAATCTTTGTTTCCCAAACTAATAATAATctagttataatatttagaTCGTGTAGAAGACTATAAGACatctttatttttcaaaaatatttataatttagttttaatattcaataaaatgaACCTCAATATGCCAGAATTTAATATCCCAAGTTACATAACCCCTCTGGGAATCCCCTTTTTAGGGTTCTCTGGGAATTTGTCAGGACTGTCGAGCTTCCCCTATTTTTGAGAAATAGGGTATCGGATCGCGACCATATGGCGCTGGGGTCGCGTTGCCTTGGCAATGTGACAAAATGCAAATGCGGCAACCTCTGCTCGGCTCGGCTAACGGTAAGCTTGGGGAGCTGCAGAAAAACCGTTTCTGTTCTTGATTAAATATCCCCACTACCACAaccatacacatacacacacacacacacacacacatatggaTATCCAACACGCATACTGATGGCTCCTTTACGTGAAGGAGGAAATCGcaggaaaatataaaaagagcGCCAGAACTGGAGCTCGGAAAAGAAAATCGATAATTTGGTGTTTTGGCCATACCATGCTGCCTTTTtttgtgacttttttttttatagtagtgccaccaaaaaaaaaaattgtggcCCAGAGAGTAGAACGAACGAGAAATTGGAGCAGAGTAATTGCGATTATTTTCCAGGTGAGTGTGCGTGTGtatgcgagtgtgtgtgtgcctgtgaATTATTTCATCCAACTCACCTGTGACGATTTATTTGTGAATTATGACTCGAGCtctggggctggggctggtGTGGAGTTCAAGAGCTCTTTACACACTCCGGCGGCTCGAAgcaatttataaatatttttgtacgAGACGAGGTTGGTGCCGAAATGTGCcgagaaaaacaaacaaagccaCAAACTCCAACTTTCGGACTGATTACACAAcgccaacaacaataaaaacggAGTCGGTGCGAAGTTTCGAGCGATGGGGCCTCGATTCAATAGTGGCTTTCAATGGATATATCTCAGCAGTACCGAAATACTAAGATCTTCCAGGGTTTCAATCGTGATTTTCATCCTAAAAGTGACACCGGAGTTGTGCCAAAAATTCGCGCACCAAACAAATcccctacacacacacacacactcgcacgcacgcacacatacacgcgGTTCTGGGGCAGGTCCGAGGAGCGCGCGAGAGAGCTCCACCACGCGGCAGCAGTTGAAGTCAACTGAGCTGGAGCTCGGAAACTGACTGTGTTGGGGCTCGGtacacaaaacaacaacaaaaagaaagaaacCCGAATATCCATACGAATCCAAAGCAGCACAGTCGACCTCGACGACGAGCTCCCCAAAGAGAGGGACCGAAACACTCGCCACAACGAGCGCGAAAAAGACGGGAGCTTAGGCCTGGGGGGTGCGTTTCTGTGCGCTCAGCTGAGAGAAGCTTTGAAACCATTTTGGCCGAAAGTTGGTATAATTTTGGGTAATATAACGGTAAATGACAGAAGGGTGTTTATGCATCCCTGGTATGGTAGAGCTTGGCGGCAAGTTTGAATTTTAATCGTTATTGTTCTAAGTTTGTAGAATAGAAGGGCTTATAGCGGTAAGGAAGTGCTGGCACTCCgtctaaaattaatttttcgtAATATCCTttgtatttttcattaaatcttACTCTCCACAATACCATAACATTTataatttaactaaaattCTTTGTTATCCATTCGGGATTTGGAATTAGTTATCAGCTTTGGGACCCTTGTCACCTTTGGCACCCATGTCACCTTTGGCGCCCTTATCATCCTTGCCACCAAAGCTGCAAATGGTTTTGAAAGAGGGTTGATTGTCCAACTCGGTGTCTTCGAAATCGACGATGTCTCCAACGCGAACAGGTCCCTTCACGGTGCGCAGAAATTGCATCTTTGGGAACTCCAGTAGCTGGACACGAACTTCGGTAAGGATACCCCGGGCTCCAATGCGTCCCAGGACCTTAATAACACGAGCTTTTGAAGCGACTTGTTGCGacattgttaatttttgaataaaattcgAAGAAATTAAGACGTTATACCTCAGAGGGTgttgttttaaatgattttcaGAAATACTCAGAATTATAAGAACTGACAGTATCTGCCAAGCATTCCGggttagatattttatttaaaacctaattattaattttgaaCACTTTCAAACTTTCCACGCAGCAGGACATCCCTCATAATACCAGCGAGTTCCTCGTTCTTTTGAGCTCGCATCTCGTCGATGAGGGACTCCTTGAACCCCGGATCTTTGGCAGGATCTGAAGTGTCCTGTGTTTTCTTCTTCTCCAGCTGCAGTTGGGGCACTTCCACCCCGAAAGTGGCCCCAATCCGCTCTACACTCTGAGCTCCCGTGTCTCCGATCTTCGACCAACTGTCCGTTCCAAACCAAATGCAAAGGGGTTCATTGAAATCAGTCACCTGGCTTCGGAAAGGTTGGGCCGGGCTGCCAAAGCCCAGGTGGCAGATGGTGTCCTTGAGAACCTTCGCCAGCTTGGGCATACGTTGGGAATAAAAGAGCAATGCCCCACCGATCAAGTGGGCCATGGAGCGGAGGCACCGGCAGGTGTGCTTCCTAACTGCCGGATCCAGGCCAGCAAAGATATCGTACTTTCCACCCACAATCACCACCGGGAAGGGCAGGGGCTCCTGATTGCCCAGATCCTCCTTGTTCTGTTGGCCCAGTCGCTCCAATGTTCTCTGTTCTATGATCTCCCTGAGCTCTGGGGACAGGCTCTCCATCATCTGCTGGGCCGTGTCCTTCAAGCCCTTGTACGCACACTCCAAGTCAGTCCAGAAGCGCTGGGGCTGCGAAAGGTCCAGCATTATGAAGACTGCGAACTGATGCAGGCCATGTGTCCTCATGGGGACCTCTAGCAGTTGATCGGCATTTTCCAAGGATCCCAATTCCCAGACATTCATCACCTGGGGGGTTTTTCCATTCCCTAACCTTCGGGCGTAGCTGTACTCCAGGGCCAGGGTGGGTCGCGTTGTGTGCTCCTCGCGATCGAAGAATTTGTTGATGGCTGTGGTCTTGCCCTTGAAGAAGCGTTTAAGGATATCACAAAggatatttaataataaagtatCATCTCTTACCACACATTTGCTTCCCAAGATGAGCACTGTTCGCTCCTTGGGCATTGTGGTGGCCTCCTTTTGCCTCAgccgctgctgctcctccgccAGCCTGCCGGCAATATCCTGGATGCTGGGCGTACCACCATCCTCCTGGtttttttcaaacattttttggaGACGCTTGTGGAGGCTATGGAATATCTGCGGCAAACGCATCCCAGGAGAAATATGATAAAAAAGCCGAAACTCGAGGGGTTGTTGTGGCTTTTAAAAGGTTGTCAGGGGTAACCATTGTAGGTACGGTAACGCCACCAAAAGTGGTAATAGAAACCGTTAGTAGAAGCCTAGATCTAGGCCTCTATGGTCTAAGGTTGGCCCACCAATCAATATAACACAATTCtgtttattttctatatattttaatcatAAGCCTTTCCTCCGACTTTCCACTTAGGGTTATTgtaaaaagtgtgcaacaaaATAGAAATACTTTCCAACATTTGGCTAAAGGGCGGAATAGGAAACTACCAGCAATATACAGTGGCGAACAGGATATAGACACAAGAATACAAGTTGGCTAAAGGCTAAACGACAGTATGCGGCATCTGGggttcttaaaaataaaacaaggttAACAAGAATAGAATGTGGAATACTTCGGAATGCTCAATAGAGCCAGATCTCTTCCAGGATTCCGTTGTCCAGCTGATCGGCGGGCAGAGCTTTAAGCGTGCGCAGCGTCTCCATGTAGAAGGTCAGCTCCGAGGTGACCACCCCGTGCTGGGGTCCTCCGTTGTT
This region of Drosophila bipectinata strain 14024-0381.07 chromosome 2L, DbipHiC1v2, whole genome shotgun sequence genomic DNA includes:
- the RpS28-like gene encoding uncharacterized protein RpS28-like — its product is MSQQVASKARVIKVLGRIGARGILTEVRVQLLEFPKMQFLRTVKGPVRVGDIVDFEDTELDNQPSFKTICSFGGKDDKGAKGDMGAKGDKGPKADN
- the LOC108131364 gene encoding cytoplasmic dynein 2 light intermediate chain 1 — its product is MRLPQIFHSLHKRLQKMFEKNQEDGGTPSIQDIAGRLAEEQQRLRQKEATTMPKERTVLILGSKCVGKTTAINKFFDREEHTTRPTLALEYSYARRLGNGKTPQVMNVWELGSLENADQLLEVPMRTHGLHQFAVFIMLDLSQPQRFWTDLECAYKGLKDTAQQMMESLSPELREIIEQRTLERLGQQNKEDLGNQEPLPFPVVIVGGKYDIFAGLDPAVRKHTCRCLRSMAHLIGGALLFYSQRMPKLAKVLKDTICHLGFGSPAQPFRSQVTDFNEPLCIWFGTDSWSKIGDTGAQSVERIGATFGVEVPQLQLEKKKTQDTSDPAKDPGFKESLIDEMRAQKNEELAGIMRDVLLRGKFESVQN